One genomic segment of Mangifera indica cultivar Alphonso chromosome 6, CATAS_Mindica_2.1, whole genome shotgun sequence includes these proteins:
- the LOC123219459 gene encoding phospholipase A1-IIgamma-like produces the protein MGDITKNWKQLSGENDWEGLLDPLHINLRQYIIHYGERVQAVYDSFNHDKSSPLYGFPLYAPKDLFSNVGLEKGNPFKYTITNYLYAMTDIDSSIDWIVKDQSSWIGYIAVATDEGKAALGRRDILISWRGTLLSGEWLKDVNWPLTSASNLLGDTPHNPHPHVHQGFHSLYTSSNPKSQYNKFSARDQVLRAVRKLVDKYKDEEMSITITGHSLGSALATLNAVDIVSGGYNKPTGSDKACMVTAFVFASPKVGDKGFKTAFNKLSNLHLLHIRNINDIVPKLPFIFYFKVGKQLKFDTTKSTYVKADNAKEIGALHNLENYLHGIAGTMSEGSGKFELIVKRDIALVNKGADLLKSEFGVPPEWWDPMMNKRMVQQNDGSWKLEYYVPEYPSA, from the exons ATGGGTGACATAACAAAGAACTGGAAACAACTAAGCGGTGAGAATGACTGGGAAGGTCTATTGGATCCTCTTCACATCAATCTCCGTCAATATATAATTCACTATGGCGAGAGGGTTCAAGCTGTTTACGACTCCTTCAATCACGACAAGTCATCTCCATTGTATGGATTTCCTCTATACGCACCCAAAGATCTCTTCTCCAACGTTGGCCTAGAGAAAGGAAATCCTTTTAAGTATACCATCACCAACTATCTCTACGCAATGACAGATATCGATTCCAGCATTGATTGGATTGTAAAGGACCAATCTTCGTGGATCGGTTACATTGCTGTGGCCACAGATGAAGGAAAGGCGGCTTTAGGAAGGAGAGACATTCTCATTTCCTGGAGAGGAACTCTTTTGAGTGGCGAATGGTTGAAGGATGTCAATTGGCCTCTAACTTCAGCTTCAAACTTACTTGGGGACACTCCTCACAATCCTCACCCTCATGTGCACCAGGGATTTCATTCGCTCTACACATCGTCAAACCCAAAATCACAGTACAACAAATTCAGTGCTAGAGATCAG GTACTGCGTGCAGTGAGAAAATTGGTAGATAAATACAAAGACGAGGAAATGAGTATAACAATAACAGGTCATAGCTTGGGTTCAGCACTTGCGACATTGAATGCAGTAGACATAGTTTCGGGAGGATATAATAAACCCACGGGATCGGATAAAGCATGCATGGTCACAGCTTTCGTGTTTGCGAGCCCCAAGGTGGGAGACAAAGGCTTCAAGACTGCATTCAACAAACTCAGCAATCTTCATCTCTTGCACATTAGAAACATCAACGACATAGTTCCTAAATTGCCTTTTATTTTCTACTTTAAAGTGGGAAAGCAGCTAAAATTTGACACTACTAAGTCGACGTACGTAAAAGCTGATAATGCTAAGGAAATAGGTGCTTTGCATAATTTAGAGAATTATCTTCATGGAATTGCAGGGACGATGTCAGAAGGGAGTGGTAAATTTGAACTGATTGTTAAACGTGATATTGCACTCGTGAACAAAGGAGCAGATCTTCTGAAGAGTGAATTTGGTGTACCACCTGAATGGTGGGATCCTATGATGAACAAAAGAATGGTTCAACAGAATGATGGCTCCTGGAAGTTGGAGTATTATGTTCCAGAGTATCCTAGTGCCtaa